In one Streptomyces sp. NBC_01288 genomic region, the following are encoded:
- the rocD gene encoding ornithine--oxo-acid transaminase, whose translation MTAPASARTSADLIRAEEPVLAHNYHPLPVVVARAEGTWVEDVEGRRYLDMLAGYSALNFGHRNPVLIEAAHRQLDQLTLTSRAFHNDKLAEFAERLAELTGLDMVLPMNTGAEAVESGIKVARKWAYDVKGVPADRATIVVAAENFHGRTTTIVSFSTDETARAGFGPFTPGFRIVPYNDLAALEAAVDETTAAVLIEPIQGEAGVIIPDAGYLAGVRELTLRKGCLFIADEIQSGLGRTGRTLAVEHEGVVPDVLLLGKALGGGIVPVSAVVARREVLGVLHPGEHGSTFGGNPLAAAVGTAVVELLETGEFQRRATELGVVLRDGLTELVGKGVVGFRARGLWAGVDVDPAIGTGREISERLMREGVLAKDTHGSTIRLAPPLTITADELRAAVGALEKVLTQGV comes from the coding sequence ATGACCGCACCCGCCAGTGCCCGTACGTCCGCCGACCTCATCCGCGCCGAGGAGCCGGTCCTCGCGCACAACTACCACCCGCTGCCCGTGGTCGTCGCCCGCGCCGAGGGCACCTGGGTGGAGGACGTCGAGGGCCGCCGCTACCTCGACATGCTCGCGGGCTACTCGGCCCTCAACTTCGGCCACCGGAACCCGGTGTTGATCGAGGCCGCCCACCGCCAGCTCGACCAGCTCACCCTCACCTCCCGCGCCTTCCACAACGACAAGCTCGCCGAATTCGCCGAGCGGCTCGCGGAGTTGACCGGGCTCGACATGGTGCTGCCGATGAACACCGGCGCGGAGGCGGTCGAGAGCGGCATCAAGGTGGCCCGCAAATGGGCCTACGACGTGAAGGGCGTCCCGGCCGACCGGGCGACCATCGTCGTCGCGGCGGAGAACTTCCACGGCCGTACGACGACGATCGTCAGCTTCTCCACGGACGAGACGGCACGGGCGGGCTTCGGCCCCTTCACACCGGGCTTCCGGATCGTGCCGTACAACGACCTGGCCGCGTTGGAGGCGGCGGTCGACGAGACCACGGCGGCGGTCCTGATCGAGCCCATCCAGGGCGAGGCCGGGGTGATCATCCCGGACGCGGGTTACCTGGCCGGTGTGCGTGAACTCACCCTCCGCAAGGGCTGCTTGTTCATCGCGGACGAGATCCAGTCGGGGCTGGGCCGCACGGGCCGCACGCTGGCCGTGGAGCACGAGGGTGTCGTCCCGGACGTCCTGCTGCTCGGCAAGGCGCTCGGCGGTGGCATCGTGCCGGTGTCGGCGGTCGTCGCGCGCCGGGAGGTACTGGGGGTACTGCACCCGGGCGAGCACGGTTCGACGTTCGGCGGCAACCCACTCGCCGCGGCGGTCGGCACGGCGGTCGTCGAGCTGCTGGAGACCGGCGAATTCCAGCGCAGGGCGACGGAGTTGGGCGTGGTCCTGCGGGACGGCCTGACCGAGCTGGTCGGCAAGGGCGTGGTCGGTTTCCGCGCGCGGGGCCTGTGGGCGGGCGTCGACGTCGACCCGGCGATCGGCACAGGGCGCGAGATCAGCGAACGCCTCATGCGCGAGGGCGTGCTGGCCAAGGACACCCACGGCTCGACGATCCGGCTGGCGCCGCCGCTGACCATTACGGCGGACGAACTCCGGGCTGCTGTAGGGGCGTTGGAGAAGGTGCTGACGCAGGGGGTGTAA
- a CDS encoding Lrp/AsnC family transcriptional regulator: MNSRTTPFDELDRKIITALMANARTSFAEIGGAIGLSATAVKRRVDRLRETGVITGFTATVQPSALGWRTEAYVEVYCEGAAPPRRLAEVVRNHPEITAAMTVTGGADALLHVRATDVVHFEAVLERIRQEPFIRKTISVMVLSHLLPESPEAGATHPAPDDASDLR; the protein is encoded by the coding sequence ATGAACAGCAGGACCACCCCGTTCGACGAACTCGACCGAAAGATCATCACCGCGTTGATGGCGAACGCCAGGACCAGTTTCGCCGAGATCGGCGGGGCGATCGGGCTGTCCGCGACGGCGGTGAAGCGGCGCGTGGACCGGCTGCGGGAGACGGGTGTGATCACCGGGTTCACGGCGACCGTGCAGCCGTCCGCGCTCGGCTGGCGCACGGAGGCGTACGTGGAGGTGTACTGCGAGGGCGCCGCGCCCCCCAGGCGGCTCGCGGAGGTGGTGCGCAACCATCCGGAGATCACCGCGGCGATGACGGTGACCGGGGGCGCGGACGCGCTGCTGCATGTACGGGCGACCGATGTGGTGCACTTCGAGGCGGTGCTGGAGCGCATCCGGCAGGAGCCGTTCATCCGGAAGACGATCAGCGTCATGGTGCTGTCCCACCTCCTCCCGGAAAGCCCGGAGGCCGGGGCCACCCACCCCGCACCGGACGACGCATCAGACCTGCGCTGA
- the ddaH gene encoding dimethylargininase has protein sequence MPDTRVRRRRRFLVCEPRHFAVQYAINPWMHPDTQVDVDLAQEQWRTLIDAYRSHGHTVDTVAPVAGLPDMVFAANSAVVVDGRVFGSLFHAPQRRPESDHYDMWFKAAGYDVHRPESISEGEGDLIPTGRYVLAGTGFRTTREAHREVQEFFGVPVISLTLVDPYFYHLDTALFVLDDDNVCYYPEAFSPGSREVLARLFPDAVLATREDAMTFGLNSVSDGLHVFIAPQAEALASRLADHGYVPVPVDLSEFHKAGGGIKCCTQEIRS, from the coding sequence GTGCCTGACACCCGTGTGCGGCGCCGGCGGCGCTTTCTCGTCTGCGAACCCAGACACTTCGCCGTGCAGTACGCGATCAACCCCTGGATGCATCCGGACACCCAGGTGGACGTCGATCTCGCCCAGGAGCAGTGGCGGACGCTGATCGACGCCTACCGCTCGCACGGCCACACCGTCGACACGGTGGCGCCGGTGGCCGGTCTCCCGGACATGGTCTTCGCCGCGAACTCGGCGGTCGTCGTCGACGGCCGCGTCTTCGGCTCCCTCTTCCACGCGCCGCAGCGACGCCCCGAGTCCGACCACTACGACATGTGGTTCAAGGCGGCGGGCTACGACGTCCACCGCCCCGAGTCGATCAGCGAGGGCGAGGGTGACCTGATCCCGACCGGCCGTTACGTCCTGGCCGGCACCGGGTTCCGTACGACCCGCGAGGCCCATCGCGAGGTGCAGGAGTTCTTCGGCGTACCGGTGATCAGCCTGACGCTGGTGGACCCGTACTTCTACCACCTGGACACGGCGCTGTTCGTCCTGGACGACGACAACGTCTGCTACTACCCGGAGGCGTTCTCGCCGGGCAGCCGCGAGGTGCTGGCGCGACTGTTCCCCGACGCGGTGCTCGCGACCCGTGAGGACGCGATGACGTTCGGCCTCAACTCCGTGTCGGACGGCCTGCACGTCTTCATCGCGCCCCAGGCCGAGGCACTGGCCTCGCGCCTCGCCGACCACGGTTACGTCCCCGTCCCCGTCGACCTGTCGGAGTTCCACAAGGCCGGCGGCGGCATCAAGTGCTGCACCCAGGAGATCCGATCATGA
- a CDS encoding LytR/AlgR family response regulator transcription factor, protein MLRALAVDDERPSLEELLYLLNADPRIGSAEGAGDATEALRRINRALESGPDGPEAIDVVFLDIQMPGLDGLDMARLLTGFAQPPLVVFVTAHEDFAVQAFDLKAVDYVLKPVRKERLAEAVRRAAELGGSAPRIPVHEPDPDHIAVELGGVTRFVAVDDITHVEAQGDYARLYTDRGSHLVRIPVSTLEDRWRARGFVRIHRRHLVALRHIGELRLDAGTVSVLVGGEELQVSRRHTRELRDLLMRRS, encoded by the coding sequence ATGCTGCGCGCCCTCGCCGTCGACGACGAACGCCCCTCGCTGGAGGAGTTGCTCTACCTGCTCAACGCCGATCCACGCATCGGCAGCGCGGAGGGCGCGGGCGACGCGACCGAGGCGCTGCGCCGTATCAACAGGGCCCTGGAATCAGGCCCGGACGGCCCGGAAGCCATCGATGTCGTGTTCCTCGACATCCAGATGCCCGGCCTCGACGGCCTCGACATGGCACGGCTGTTGACGGGATTCGCGCAGCCGCCGCTCGTCGTGTTCGTCACCGCGCACGAGGACTTCGCCGTACAGGCCTTCGATCTCAAGGCAGTTGACTACGTGCTGAAACCCGTCCGCAAGGAACGGCTCGCCGAGGCCGTGCGCCGGGCGGCCGAACTCGGCGGCTCCGCACCGCGGATACCCGTGCACGAACCCGACCCCGACCACATCGCCGTCGAACTCGGCGGCGTCACCCGCTTCGTGGCCGTCGACGACATCACCCACGTCGAGGCACAGGGCGACTACGCCCGCCTGTACACCGACCGGGGCAGCCACCTCGTCCGCATCCCGGTGTCCACCCTGGAGGACCGCTGGCGCGCCCGCGGCTTCGTCCGCATCCACCGCCGCCACCTCGTCGCCCTGCGCCACATCGGCGAACTCCGCCTGGACGCGGGCACGGTGAGCGTTCTCGTGGGCGGCGAGGAACTCCAGGTCAGCCGCCGCCACACCCGCGAACTGCGCGACCTGCTGATGCGGAGGTCCTGA
- a CDS encoding lysophospholipid acyltransferase family protein gives MFYYLLKYVILGPLLRLVFRPRIEGLDNIPESGAAIIAGNHLSFADHFLMPAVLKRRITFLAKAEYFTGPGIRGRLTATFFRSAGQIPVDRSGKEAGQAAIREGLGVLSKDELLGIYPEGTRSHDGRLYKGKVGVAVMALRAQVPVIPCAMIGTFEAQPPGKVIPKVHPVTIRFGKPLDFSRYEGMENEKAILRAITDEIMYAILMLSEQEYVDQYAAVAKAEEAAAAKERKFPRLPLS, from the coding sequence TTGTTCTACTACCTCCTTAAGTACGTGATTCTGGGGCCGTTGCTCAGACTGGTCTTCAGACCCCGAATAGAGGGCCTGGACAACATCCCGGAGTCGGGCGCGGCGATCATCGCGGGCAACCACCTCTCCTTCGCCGACCACTTCCTGATGCCGGCGGTCCTCAAGCGCCGGATCACCTTCCTCGCCAAGGCCGAGTACTTCACCGGCCCCGGCATCCGCGGCCGCCTCACCGCGACCTTCTTCCGCAGCGCGGGTCAGATCCCGGTCGACCGCTCCGGCAAGGAGGCGGGCCAGGCCGCGATCCGCGAGGGCCTCGGCGTCCTGAGCAAGGACGAGCTGCTCGGCATCTACCCGGAGGGCACGCGCTCCCACGACGGCCGTCTGTACAAGGGCAAGGTCGGCGTAGCGGTCATGGCGTTGCGGGCCCAAGTCCCCGTCATCCCCTGCGCGATGATCGGCACCTTCGAGGCCCAGCCGCCCGGCAAGGTCATCCCCAAGGTCCACCCCGTGACCATCCGCTTCGGCAAGCCCCTCGACTTCTCCCGCTACGAAGGCATGGAGAACGAGAAGGCGATCCTGCGCGCCATCACCGACGAGATCATGTACGCGATCCTCATGCTCTCCGAGCAGGAGTACGTCGACCAGTACGCGGCGGTCGCGAAGGCGGAGGAGGCGGCCGCGGCGAAGGAACGCAAGTTCCCGCGCCTGCCGCTGAGTTGA
- a CDS encoding alpha/beta hydrolase: MRHNRPKSRVLAFGSAGFAAAALIAGAVVAPAANAQTGQTAGHEQDRAAAQGAALTAARAAKAGINWQDCPADWALAKPVQCGWVTVPIDYTKPNGKKIKLAVDRAVSTGTKAERQGALVYNPGGPGGSGLRFPLRVTTKNPLWVNTSKAYDFVGFDPRGVGHSAPISCIDPQEFVKAPKADPVPDSTADKNAQRKLAREYADGCAKRTGRTMLAQMTTPNTARDLDVIRAALGEKKLNYLGVSYGTYLGAVYGTLFPSHLRRMIVDSVVNPAQDNIWYEANLGQDIAFEGRWKDWEDWVAKNDAAFHLGTTRAAVQAKWIQLRATAKKSPLGGVVGPAELLGFFQGAPYYDSSWVPVATAFSKYVAGDPQPLIAAASPDLSDTAGNISSENGNAVYTAVECTDAKWPTSWAKWDKDNTALNKQYPFLTWSNAWMNLPCATWPVKQQSPVKVKTGKGLPPVLIVQSQRDAATPYEGAVVLHKSFKGSRLITEKDAGSHGVTGLVNPCINSRVDAYLLTGKLDAADFTCTPHATPVP; encoded by the coding sequence TTGAGGCACAACAGACCGAAGAGCCGGGTATTGGCGTTCGGTTCGGCCGGATTCGCGGCGGCGGCACTGATAGCCGGCGCCGTGGTGGCACCCGCGGCCAACGCGCAGACCGGTCAGACGGCAGGGCACGAGCAGGACCGTGCGGCCGCCCAGGGCGCCGCGCTCACCGCCGCCCGCGCCGCCAAGGCCGGCATCAACTGGCAGGACTGCCCCGCGGATTGGGCGCTGGCCAAGCCGGTCCAGTGCGGCTGGGTCACCGTGCCGATCGACTACACGAAGCCGAACGGCAAGAAGATCAAGCTCGCCGTCGACCGCGCCGTCAGCACGGGCACCAAGGCGGAGCGCCAGGGCGCGCTCGTCTACAACCCCGGCGGTCCGGGCGGCTCCGGACTGCGCTTCCCGCTCCGGGTCACCACCAAGAACCCGCTGTGGGTCAACACGTCCAAGGCGTACGACTTCGTGGGCTTCGACCCGCGCGGTGTCGGCCACTCGGCGCCCATCTCCTGCATCGACCCGCAGGAGTTCGTGAAGGCGCCCAAGGCTGATCCGGTACCGGACAGCACGGCCGACAAGAACGCGCAGCGCAAGCTGGCCCGTGAGTACGCCGACGGCTGCGCCAAGCGCACCGGCCGCACCATGCTCGCGCAGATGACCACGCCGAACACCGCGCGCGACCTCGACGTCATCCGCGCCGCCCTCGGCGAGAAGAAGCTCAACTACCTGGGCGTCTCCTACGGCACCTACCTCGGCGCCGTCTACGGCACCCTGTTCCCGTCCCACCTCCGCCGCATGATCGTCGACAGCGTCGTGAACCCGGCGCAGGACAACATCTGGTACGAGGCCAACCTGGGCCAGGACATCGCCTTCGAGGGCCGCTGGAAGGACTGGGAGGACTGGGTCGCCAAGAACGACGCGGCCTTCCACCTCGGCACCACGCGCGCCGCCGTCCAGGCCAAGTGGATCCAGCTGCGCGCCACCGCCAAGAAGAGCCCGCTCGGCGGGGTCGTCGGTCCGGCCGAGCTGCTCGGCTTCTTCCAGGGCGCCCCGTACTACGACTCCTCGTGGGTTCCGGTCGCCACCGCGTTCAGCAAGTACGTCGCCGGTGACCCGCAGCCGCTGATCGCCGCGGCCTCGCCCGACCTGTCGGACACCGCGGGCAACATCTCCTCGGAGAACGGCAACGCCGTCTACACGGCCGTCGAGTGCACCGACGCCAAGTGGCCGACCAGCTGGGCGAAGTGGGACAAGGACAACACGGCGCTCAACAAGCAGTACCCGTTCCTGACCTGGTCCAACGCCTGGATGAACCTGCCGTGCGCCACCTGGCCGGTCAAGCAGCAGTCCCCGGTCAAGGTCAAGACCGGCAAGGGTCTGCCGCCCGTCCTCATCGTGCAGTCGCAGCGCGACGCCGCCACGCCGTACGAGGGCGCGGTTGTCCTGCACAAGAGCTTCAAGGGCTCCCGGCTGATCACCGAGAAGGACGCCGGTTCGCACGGTGTGACCGGTCTGGTCAACCCGTGCATCAACTCCCGTGTCGACGCCTACCTGTTGACCGGCAAGCTCGACGCCGCCGACTTCACGTGCACCCCGCACGCGACGCCGGTGCCGTAG
- the efeB gene encoding iron uptake transporter deferrochelatase/peroxidase subunit has protein sequence MKRVNEVGRRGFLASAAAVAGGGLVAADRGAAAAAGQTPAATVPFHGVHQAGIVTPAQRATAFVSFDTTAEDRTELTELLRTLTDRARFLTTGGSPEDLGITAPPSDSGTLGPDLPADRLSVTVGVGASLFDDRYGLAKLTPRRLTAMPSFPDDDLDSAWCHGDLSVQFCADSSDTVLHALRDVTRHTRGGLQVRWRTDGFISPPRPSGTPRNHMGFKDGISNPEVTDARAMNDLVWVGRSSGEPDWATGGSYQVVRLIRMLVEFWDRVSITEQERMFGRARDTGAPLDGHHEKDTPNFAQDPQGDVIPLDSHIRLANPRSTQSADQRILRRGYNYDRGMDSNGNLDMGLLFCCYQQDLARQFENVQKRLAGEPLVDYISPHGGGYFFALPGVRDTSDWLGRTLLT, from the coding sequence GTGAAGCGCGTGAACGAGGTGGGCCGCCGGGGTTTCCTGGCGAGCGCGGCGGCCGTGGCCGGTGGCGGTCTTGTCGCCGCCGATCGTGGTGCCGCCGCGGCTGCCGGGCAGACGCCGGCCGCCACCGTGCCCTTCCACGGGGTCCATCAGGCCGGGATCGTCACCCCGGCGCAGCGCGCCACGGCGTTCGTCTCCTTCGACACCACCGCCGAGGACCGGACCGAACTCACCGAACTGCTCCGGACGTTGACCGACCGGGCCCGCTTCCTCACCACCGGCGGCAGCCCGGAGGACCTCGGCATCACCGCCCCGCCCTCCGACTCCGGCACGCTCGGCCCGGACCTCCCGGCCGACCGGCTGAGCGTCACGGTCGGCGTCGGGGCGTCCCTCTTCGACGACCGCTACGGGCTCGCGAAGCTCACGCCGCGCCGGTTGACCGCGATGCCGTCGTTCCCGGACGACGATCTCGACTCCGCCTGGTGTCACGGCGATCTGAGCGTGCAGTTCTGCGCGGACAGCTCGGACACCGTGCTGCACGCGCTGCGCGATGTCACCCGGCACACGCGCGGCGGGCTCCAAGTGCGGTGGCGGACGGACGGGTTCATCAGTCCGCCGCGCCCGTCGGGCACCCCGCGCAACCACATGGGGTTCAAGGACGGCATCTCCAACCCCGAGGTGACCGACGCCCGTGCGATGAACGACCTTGTGTGGGTGGGCAGGAGCAGTGGCGAGCCGGACTGGGCGACCGGCGGCAGCTATCAAGTCGTTCGGCTGATACGGATGTTGGTGGAGTTCTGGGACCGGGTCTCCATCACCGAGCAGGAGCGGATGTTCGGCCGCGCCCGGGACACCGGCGCCCCGCTGGACGGACACCACGAGAAGGACACGCCCAACTTCGCTCAGGACCCGCAGGGCGATGTGATCCCCCTCGACAGCCACATCCGGCTCGCCAACCCGCGCTCCACGCAGAGTGCCGATCAGCGCATCCTGCGTCGCGGCTACAACTACGACCGGGGCATGGACAGCAACGGCAACCTCGACATGGGGCTGCTGTTCTGCTGCTACCAGCAGGACCTGGCCCGGCAGTTCGAGAACGTGCAGAAGCGGCTGGCCGGTGAACCGCTGGTCGACTACATCTCGCCGCACGGCGGCGGCTACTTCTTCGCGCTGCCCGGGGTGCGGGACACGTCCGACTGGCTGGGCCGCACCCTGCTGACCTGA
- a CDS encoding EfeM/EfeO family lipoprotein: MPETARGAEADAEPGPTPASALTSPTPEPRGGHRRRTALLAAGALVAVAAVGAGVLAARGSGSDGKAAAAAGGLPRTTVEVATSGCGSGWTHPQAGHQVFELHNTSSTAAEVYLTDVKTGAVYGEVEGLAPGTVRPLGVTLGNGSYAFRCLPDDADAVTGPTVRITGSKVKSGPAAVPITQQELIPPTLAYQKWIQARTVELAQKTDVLRAAVERGDLGAARKAWLPAHLVYERMGAAYGTFGDSDGAINGTTAGLAGGVHDAGFTGFHRVEYGLWHGESASGLRGPADQLAKDVHALESSWPSQRMDPADTGLRAHEILENTVQFELTGRTDYGSGTNLATARANLDGTRALLGYLRPLLKTRDAGFTELGDWMDRAQRTLDGLDRSGKWTPLSQLSRPQREKVDADLGGLVERLADVAALTDVRRTA, encoded by the coding sequence GTGCCCGAAACCGCGCGCGGCGCCGAAGCCGATGCCGAGCCCGGTCCGACGCCGGCCTCGGCGCTGACCTCGCCCACGCCCGAACCCCGTGGTGGCCACCGTCGCCGCACCGCACTGCTCGCGGCCGGTGCCCTGGTCGCCGTAGCGGCCGTGGGAGCCGGAGTGCTCGCGGCTCGCGGGTCCGGATCGGACGGAAAGGCCGCCGCTGCCGCCGGCGGGCTCCCGCGCACCACCGTCGAGGTCGCGACCTCCGGGTGCGGCAGCGGCTGGACGCATCCGCAGGCCGGTCACCAGGTCTTCGAGCTGCACAACACGTCCAGCACCGCGGCCGAGGTGTATCTCACCGACGTGAAGACCGGTGCCGTCTACGGCGAGGTCGAGGGGCTGGCGCCGGGGACGGTCCGGCCGCTCGGGGTGACCCTCGGGAACGGTTCGTACGCCTTCAGGTGTCTGCCCGACGACGCCGACGCCGTGACCGGGCCCACCGTGCGGATCACCGGCTCCAAGGTGAAGAGCGGACCTGCCGCCGTGCCGATCACGCAGCAGGAACTCATCCCGCCAACGCTCGCCTACCAGAAGTGGATTCAAGCCCGGACCGTCGAACTCGCCCAGAAGACCGATGTGTTGCGTGCCGCCGTCGAGCGAGGCGATCTCGGCGCCGCCCGTAAGGCGTGGCTGCCCGCGCATCTCGTCTACGAGCGGATGGGCGCCGCCTACGGCACGTTCGGTGACTCCGACGGGGCGATCAACGGCACCACGGCCGGACTCGCGGGCGGGGTGCACGACGCCGGGTTCACCGGGTTCCACCGGGTCGAGTACGGGCTGTGGCACGGTGAGTCGGCGAGCGGGCTGCGTGGTCCCGCCGATCAACTCGCCAAGGACGTCCACGCGTTGGAGAGCAGTTGGCCCTCCCAGCGGATGGATCCGGCCGACACCGGTCTGCGTGCGCACGAGATCCTGGAGAACACCGTGCAGTTCGAGCTGACCGGCCGCACCGACTACGGCAGCGGCACCAACCTGGCCACCGCCCGCGCCAACCTCGACGGCACCCGCGCACTGCTCGGGTATCTGCGGCCGCTGCTGAAGACCCGGGACGCGGGATTCACCGAACTCGGCGACTGGATGGACCGGGCCCAGCGCACCCTGGACGGCCTCGACCGCTCCGGGAAGTGGACGCCCCTCTCCCAACTCTCGCGTCCGCAGCGGGAGAAGGTCGACGCCGACCTCGGTGGACTGGTCGAGCGGCTGGCCGACGTGGCCGCCCTCACGGACGTACGGAGGACCGCGTGA
- a CDS encoding phospholipase C, whose protein sequence is MIGKGRNPGARRRLTRVGALLGAAALATAGGAVPASAASHGHQPSGSTHTSTPIKHVVVIYDENISFDHYFATYPKAANTDGTKFKAAAHTPKADNLLNAGLLKKNPNLYTPTRLSSSQAMTCDQNHSYGPEQYAADGGKADKYVENTEVNKCTGLFGEPGLVMDYYDGNTVTGMWNYAQQYALNDRSFSSNYGPSTPGALNLISGQTHGVISVDPASGTENPKQTSTPDSYAVVSPNAKGVGTVINDPDPAFDDCSDKDHTATSALAEMQGKNIGDLLNSKNVSWGWFQGGFRPSTAWDGKSGDYAQCAGTTHTNVGGAASEDYSAHHEPFEYYKSTANPHHLAPKSVAEIGHNGRANHNYDLTDFDAALKANNLPAVSFLKAAEYQDGHAGYSDPTDEQNFQIKEINALQKSPEWKSTAVVLAYDDSDGWYDHVSSKVLNGSKDSTVGSNSKATDSPACQAGPAAKGGYADRCGPGTRQPLLVISPYSKVNKIDHTATEQASITQFIEDNWHTGRIGDASFDQRAGTLGGMFDFRHPNNKQVLLNSNGSVKSVKRIPHYTQTSSTATKAPYPAYVQDLKAQNVADSSSTSSTALPVAVGAGLVTAVGATTAFALYRRRSRAKGMTASM, encoded by the coding sequence ATGATCGGCAAAGGAAGAAACCCCGGTGCACGGCGCCGGTTGACGCGTGTGGGCGCCCTGCTCGGCGCCGCGGCCCTGGCCACCGCGGGCGGGGCCGTCCCCGCGTCGGCGGCCTCGCACGGCCACCAGCCCTCGGGCAGCACGCACACGTCGACGCCGATCAAGCACGTGGTCGTGATCTACGACGAGAACATCTCGTTCGACCACTACTTCGCCACCTACCCCAAGGCCGCGAACACCGACGGCACCAAGTTCAAGGCCGCCGCGCACACACCGAAGGCCGACAACCTGCTCAACGCCGGGCTGCTGAAGAAGAACCCGAACCTCTACACGCCGACGCGGCTGAGCAGTTCGCAGGCGATGACCTGCGACCAGAACCACTCCTACGGCCCCGAGCAGTACGCGGCCGACGGCGGCAAGGCCGACAAGTACGTCGAGAACACCGAGGTCAACAAGTGCACCGGCCTCTTCGGTGAGCCGGGCCTGGTGATGGACTACTACGACGGCAACACCGTCACGGGCATGTGGAACTACGCCCAGCAGTACGCCCTCAACGACCGTTCGTTCAGCTCGAATTACGGTCCCTCGACGCCCGGCGCCCTGAACCTGATATCGGGTCAGACGCACGGTGTGATCTCCGTCGACCCGGCTTCGGGCACCGAGAACCCGAAGCAGACGTCGACCCCGGACTCGTACGCCGTGGTCTCCCCGAACGCCAAGGGCGTCGGCACGGTCATCAACGACCCCGACCCGGCCTTCGACGACTGCTCGGACAAGGACCACACCGCGACCAGCGCGCTCGCGGAGATGCAGGGCAAGAACATCGGCGACCTGCTCAACTCCAAGAACGTGAGCTGGGGTTGGTTCCAGGGCGGCTTCCGGCCCAGCACCGCGTGGGACGGCAAGAGCGGTGACTACGCGCAGTGCGCCGGCACCACCCACACCAACGTCGGTGGCGCCGCGTCGGAGGACTACAGCGCGCACCACGAGCCGTTCGAGTACTACAAGTCGACGGCGAATCCTCACCACTTGGCACCGAAGTCCGTCGCCGAGATCGGCCACAACGGCCGGGCGAACCACAACTACGACCTGACCGACTTCGACGCCGCGCTGAAGGCCAACAACCTTCCCGCGGTGAGCTTCCTGAAGGCGGCCGAGTACCAGGACGGGCACGCCGGTTACTCCGACCCGACCGACGAGCAGAACTTCCAGATCAAGGAGATCAACGCCCTTCAGAAGTCGCCCGAGTGGAAGTCGACGGCGGTCGTCCTCGCCTACGACGACTCCGACGGCTGGTACGACCACGTCTCCTCGAAGGTGCTGAACGGCTCGAAGGACTCGACCGTCGGCTCCAACAGCAAGGCCACGGACAGCCCGGCCTGCCAGGCGGGTCCGGCCGCCAAGGGCGGTTACGCGGACCGCTGCGGGCCCGGTACCCGGCAGCCGCTGCTGGTCATCTCGCCGTACAGCAAGGTCAACAAGATCGACCACACCGCGACCGAGCAAGCGTCGATCACGCAGTTCATCGAGGACAACTGGCACACCGGCCGCATCGGTGACGCGTCCTTCGACCAGCGGGCCGGCACCCTGGGCGGCATGTTCGACTTCCGGCACCCCAACAACAAGCAGGTGCTGCTGAATTCGAATGGTTCGGTGAAGTCGGTCAAGCGGATCCCGCACTACACGCAGACGTCGTCGACGGCCACGAAGGCCCCGTATCCGGCGTACGTCCAGGACCTGAAGGCGCAGAACGTCGCCGACAGCAGCTCGACGTCCTCCACGGCCCTGCCGGTCGCCGTAGGAGCCGGTCTGGTCACCGCGGTCGGCGCGACCACGGCCTTCGCGCTGTACCGGCGCCGGTCGCGCGCCAAGGGTATGACGGCGTCCATGTGA